DNA from Granulicella arctica:
ATGGACTTCCAGAATGGTGTTCGGTTTGAGATGGCTGTTGTGATGTCCGATACGGTGACGGCGGCGACGGTTGCTACGCTGATGAAGGGCGCGGCTCTCTTGCAGAAGAGCACCGGGACGCCGCTCGAGAAGACAGCGCTGGACCAGACGACGATCGACTCGAGTGCGGGAACGCTGTCGGTGAACTACTCCTCGTCGGACAGCGAGTTTGCGAGTCTGCTGAACTCGCCGCTGTTCCAGTCGGTTGTGCACTAAGATCGGTCGATCTCGCAGGACCCGAAACCCCTCCTTTGCTGGAGGGGTTTTTGCTGCTTCTTATGTAGTGGCGCGGTTCTTATAATCCTCTAACCTGATTCGCGGAAACTTCGGCCCTCTACCTGCATTGGCACGTGCATGGACAGCGGGATCTATGCAGCCTATACGGGTTTACTGGCGCGGACGCAGGCTTTGGACACGGCGGCTAATAATTTGGCGAACGCCGGGACCAACGGCTTCCGGGCAGAGCGGGACTACTTTCGCAGCGTATTGACGGACAACATTACCGGACAGCCGGGGTCGCAGGTCGGCTCGGCTGTGAACGGCTTCGGCGTGCTGGGCGGCAATGCGCTGGATATGGGGCAGGGACAGATTGCGCCGACGGGCAATCCTCTCGATCTTGCGCTGAACGGGGTCGGATTTTTTGCGATCCAGACGGCGCAGGGGGTGCGCTATACGCGAGATGGCGCCTTCACGCGGTCGTCGACAGGAGTGTTGCAGACCGCGCAGGGCGAGCCGGTCCTCGATGCGAAACAGCAACCGATCA
Protein-coding regions in this window:
- a CDS encoding flagellar hook-basal body protein — protein: MDSGIYAAYTGLLARTQALDTAANNLANAGTNGFRAERDYFRSVLTDNITGQPGSQVGSAVNGFGVLGGNALDMGQGQIAPTGNPLDLALNGVGFFAIQTAQGVRYTRDGAFTRSSTGVLQTAQGEPVLDAKQQPITIPSGTVQVSADGTISVATADGSSIAGQVGVFNFANTASLTAEGTNRFATSADNPPIVSSATIQPGALEGANNDAVHGSMQLVLVQRQAEMMQKALSAFNNDLDKTAAEDLPKV